The following proteins come from a genomic window of Lolium rigidum isolate FL_2022 chromosome 5, APGP_CSIRO_Lrig_0.1, whole genome shotgun sequence:
- the LOC124651346 gene encoding protein unc-13 homolog, with protein MSRLFRDSRRDSATSSSSNGFAPAAAVSPAPSALPSPFPDLGVPLSAAELREAAYEVLVAASRTTGGRPLTYIPQAAPASPASSASSATSSSPSLQRSLTSAAASKMKKALGLKSSASSKGGSPGSGGGGAKAAPRRPATVGELMRVQMRVSEPADARIRRGLLRIAAGQLGRRAEAMVLPLEFLQQFKSSDFPDPQEHEAWQARNLKLIEAGLLVHPFVPLNKSDSSAQRLRQIIRGAYDRPLETGKNSESMQVLRTAVMSLAGRSHDGTSDGCHWADGFPLNLHLYQMLLEACFDSDDSTVVDEIDEVLELLKKTWGILGISQMLHNLCFAWALFNHFVMSGQVDIELLSAAENQLVEVAKDAKTTKDPNYCKVLSSTLSSIMGWTEKRLLAYHETFGASNIESMQGIVSIGVSAAKVLVEDISHEYRRRRKEVTDVARSRIETYIRSSLRTAFAQRMEEADSKRSSRNPTPVMSILAKDIGDLAIKEKNMYSPILKTWHPLASGVAVATLHSCFGNELKQFIAGLTELTPDTVQVLKSADKLEKDLVNIAVEDSVDSDDGGKSLIREMPPYEAENAIANLAKVWIKERVDRLKGWVDRNLKQETWNPGANRDNFAPSSVEMLRIIGETLDAFFQLPIPMHPALLPDLTAGLDRSLQLYVSKAKSGCGSRNTFLPELPPLTRCEVGSKLLFKKKEKPQNPQHRVSQNGSTNGTDGLGLPQLCVRLNTLQYIRSELENLEKKIKTCLRNVESAQADITDGLDVKFELCQAACQEGIQHLCETTAYKVTFYDLGHILWDILYVGDTASSRVELLLRELDPILETISSTVHIKVRNRAITALMKATFDGFLLVLLAGGPLRAFTSEDSKIIEDDYRSLRDLFLADGDGLPEELVDKASSQVKNVLPLLQADSESLIGRFKRMMAASASKGKLPLPPTTMQWSPNEPNTVLRVLCYRHDEAATRFLKKTYNLPKKL; from the exons ATGTCCCGCCTCTTCCGCGACTCCCGCCGCGACTCCGCCACATCCTCCTCCTCCAATGGCTTCGCACCCGCGGCCGCAGTCTCCCCCGCCCCGTCCGCGCTCCCGTCGCCGTTCCCGGACCTCGGCGTGCCGCTCTCCGCGGCCGAGCTCCGCGAGGCCGCCTACGAGGTCCTCGTCGCCGCGTCCCGCACCACCGGCGGCAGGCCCCTCACCTACATCCCCCAGGCGGCGCCCGCGTCCCCcgcctcctccgcgtcctccgccACCAGCTCCTCCCCGTCGCTCCAGCGCTCcctcacctccgccgccgccagcaagATGAAGAAGGCGCTCGGGCTcaagtcctccgcctcctccaaggGCGGCAGCcccgggagcggcggcggcggggccaagGCGGCCCCGCGCCGGCCGGCCACCGTCGGGGAGCTCATGCGGGTGCAGATGCGCGTGTCCGAGCCCGCCGACGCCAGGATCCGCAGGGGCCTCCTCCGCATCGCCGCCGGCCAG CTTGGCAGGCGTGCGGAAGCTATGGTTTTACCATTGGAATTCCTGCAGCAGTTCAAGTCATCAGATTTCCCTGATCCTCAAgaacatgaggcatggcaggctaGGAACTTGAAGCTTATTGAGGCTGGTTTGCTGGTTCACCCTTTTGTTCCATTGAACAAATCAGACAGTTCTGCACAGCGGCTGAGGCAAATCATACGTGGAGCTTATGATAGGCCACTTGAAACTGGGAAGAACTCCGAATCAATGCAGGTCTTACGCACTGCTGTCATGTCCCTTGCTGGAAGATCACATGACGGAACTTCTGATGGGTGCCACTGGGCAGATGGATTTCCCTTGAATCTCCATCTATACCAAATGTTGTTAGAAGCTTGCTTTGATAGTGACGATAGCACTGTGGTTGATGAGATTGATGAGGTGCTAGAGCTCTTGAAGAAGACCTGGGGCATTCTTGGAATTAGCCAAATGCTTCACAATCTTTGCTTTGCTTGGGCATTGTTCAATCATTTTGTTATGTCAGGACAAGTAGATATTGAACTGCTTTCTGCTGCAGAGAATCAGTTGGTTGAAGTTGCAAAGGATGCCAAAACCACTAAGGATCCTAATTACTGTAAAGTATTGAGTTCGACATTAAGCTCTATAATGGGTTGGACAGAAAAAAGACTTCTGGCTTACCATGAAACATTTGGTGCAAGTAACATTGAGTCCATGCAAGGTATTGTCTCAATCGGAGTGTCAGCTGCAAAGGTGCTTGTTGAAGATATATCCCATGAATACCGCCGTAGGAGGAAAGAAGTGACCGATGTAGCTCGCAGTAGGATAGAAACATACATAAGGTCTTCACTTCGTACAGCTTTTGCTCAA AGAATGGAAGAAGCAGATTCAAAGCGATCATCAAGGAACCCTACCCCAGTGATGTCTATCCTTGCAAAGGACATCGGTGACCTAGCAATTAAGGAGAAAAATATGTACAGTCCAATATTGAAAACATGGCATCCCCTTGCTTCAGGAGTTGCTGTTGCAACACTTCATTCATGTTTTGGTAATGAACTGAAGCAGTTCATAGCTGGGCTTACAGAGTTAACCCCAGACACAGTTCAAGTGCTCAAGTCTGCAGACAAATTAGAGAAGGATCTTGTTAATATTGCTGTTGAAGATTCTGTGGATAGTGATGATGGAGGCAAGTCATTAATCAGAGAGATGCCACCATATGAAGCTGAAAATGCAATTGCTAATCTGGcgaaagtgtggataaaagaaaGGGTGGATAGACTCAAGGGATGGGTTGACCGGAATCTGAAGCAAGAG ACATGGAACCCAGGTGCCAACAGAGATAATTTTGCTCCCTCGTCTGTGGAGATGCTTCGGATTATTGGTGAAACACTAGATGCATTTTTCCAATTGCCCATACCAATGCATCCAGCTCTTCTTCCTGATCTGACAGCTGGTCTGGATAGAAGCCTACAACTTTATGTTTCCAAAGCAAAATCTGGCTGCG GATCACGGAATACTTTTTTGCCTGAACTACCTCCATTAACGCGGTGCGAGGTTGGCTCAAAATTGTTattcaagaaaaaggaaaagccaCAGAATCCGCAGCATCGAGTATCACAAAATGGATCAACCAATGGAACTGATGGATTGGGCCTTCCTCAACTCTGTGTACGCTTGAATACACTCCAGTACATCCGAAGCGAGCTGGAGAACCTAGAGAAGAAGATTAAAACATGCTTGcgaaatgttgagtcagctcaggcAGATATTACTGATGGACTGGATGTTAAGTTTGAACTCTGTCAGGCAGCCTGTCAAGAAGGTATACAACACTTATGTGAGACGACTGCTTACAAGGTCACCTTCTATGACTTGGGCCATATTTTGTGGGACATCCTTTATGTTGGTGATACTGCATCAAGCAGGGTAGAGTTATTGTTGAGAGAGCTTGATCCTATCCTCGAGACAATTTCTAGTACGGTGCACATCAAAGTGCGAAATCGTGCCATAACAGCGTTGATGAAAGCCACCTTTGATGGTTTCTTGCTGGTTCTTCTTGCTGGTGGGCCTTTGCGTGCTTTTACCAGCGAGGACTCTAAGATAATAGAGGATGACTATAGGTCCCTCAGAGATCTGTTTTTAGCTGATGGAGATGGTCTGCCAGAGGAATTGGTCGATAAGGCGTCCTCCCAGGTCAAGAATGTCCTGCCCCTCCTACAAGCAGACTCAGAAAGCCTTATTGGGCGATTTAAGCGCATGATGGCCGCGTCTGCCTCCAAGGGTAAATTGCCGTTGCCACCTACTACGATGCAATGGAGTCCAAATGAACCGAACACAGTCTTGCGAGTTCTGTGTTACCGACATGATGAGGCAGCTACAAGGTTCCTCAAGAAAACCTATAACCTTCCCAAGAAGCTTTGA